From a single Flavobacteriales bacterium genomic region:
- a CDS encoding OmpH family outer membrane protein, whose product MKNRKSTLITLILLAVLLNTGLGLYNIWKQPHIAYVRSADLVYEFEGMKEAQKKFEAQSKSWDTNIETLKSELQASIDGYKANLKKMSAGEKTAEEEKITLQQQNLTRYMKSIEQKREDADNEMTQAVLNQINSFVEEFGQNKGFDMILGTTTSGNLLYAKDAIDITDEVLAALNKSYKGQS is encoded by the coding sequence ATGAAAAACCGGAAATCCACCCTGATTACCTTGATCCTGCTGGCAGTACTGCTGAACACGGGTCTTGGCCTCTACAACATTTGGAAACAACCGCACATTGCCTATGTGCGCTCTGCCGACCTGGTCTATGAATTCGAAGGCATGAAGGAAGCCCAGAAGAAATTCGAAGCCCAATCCAAAAGCTGGGATACCAACATCGAAACCCTCAAATCCGAACTGCAGGCCTCCATTGATGGCTACAAAGCTAACCTGAAGAAAATGAGCGCCGGTGAAAAAACAGCGGAAGAAGAAAAGATCACACTTCAGCAACAGAACCTGACCCGGTACATGAAAAGCATCGAACAAAAACGGGAGGATGCAGACAATGAAATGACCCAGGCTGTGCTGAATCAGATCAACAGTTTTGTTGAGGAATTCGGTCAGAACAAAGGTTTTGACATGATCCTTGGCACCACCACTTCCGGAAACCTGCTGTACGCAAAAGACGCCATCGACATCACCGATGAAGTACTGGCGGCACTGAACAAATCCTATAAAGGTCAAAGCTGA